The Virgibacillus phasianinus genome includes a window with the following:
- a CDS encoding threonine synthase — MLSYICSICHRIYDSITLVWRCECGGLLDLRSFASHFSIKEAITRPATIWRYIDALPFWGNDKGWKSVSMGEGFTPIVPLDGTGSSIFVKLDYLMPTLSFKDRGAAVLVAKAKEIGVTKLVADSSGNAGTSIAAYANRAGIECHIYVPESTSPKKIQQIVRHGATVHTVPGSRENTAKAAQRAVNEDDVFYASHVYNPYFYQGTKTYAFEVFEQMKEEIPDVVVVPVGNGTLLLGVYYGFKELLDLGLINRMPRILAIQAEGCAPLALAFDNGLATARPVINEGTAAEGIAIANPPRSSQILAAVRETDGVIVTAPESLIDSTRDYLAKKGFYVEPTTAATFAGFFKYVESCIQGRALEKDRLFKVDPFQPGSDRKVVIPLCGAGIKAD, encoded by the coding sequence ATTTTGTCCTATATATGCAGTATTTGCCATAGAATTTATGATTCCATAACTCTTGTATGGCGTTGTGAGTGTGGAGGGTTACTTGATCTGCGGTCTTTCGCTAGCCACTTTTCTATAAAAGAGGCCATAACGCGTCCTGCTACCATATGGCGTTATATCGATGCTCTTCCTTTCTGGGGAAACGATAAAGGATGGAAGTCAGTGTCGATGGGAGAAGGATTTACTCCTATCGTTCCACTCGATGGAACGGGATCCAGCATATTTGTAAAACTTGATTATTTGATGCCTACTCTTTCATTTAAAGATAGGGGAGCAGCTGTATTGGTAGCTAAAGCAAAAGAAATTGGAGTAACAAAGCTGGTCGCTGATAGCAGTGGTAATGCAGGGACTTCCATTGCAGCATACGCAAATCGTGCAGGAATAGAATGTCATATCTATGTACCTGAAAGTACTTCTCCAAAGAAAATCCAGCAGATTGTCAGGCACGGAGCAACTGTTCACACTGTACCAGGCAGTCGGGAAAATACGGCTAAAGCGGCGCAAAGAGCGGTAAACGAGGACGATGTATTTTACGCGAGTCACGTATACAATCCATATTTTTATCAAGGGACAAAAACCTATGCTTTTGAGGTGTTTGAGCAAATGAAGGAGGAAATACCGGATGTGGTGGTTGTTCCTGTTGGGAACGGCACCTTGCTATTGGGTGTTTACTATGGATTTAAAGAATTACTTGACCTTGGACTAATTAACAGGATGCCACGTATTCTAGCCATTCAGGCTGAAGGATGCGCGCCACTGGCATTGGCTTTTGACAACGGATTAGCCACTGCCCGGCCGGTTATCAATGAAGGAACTGCAGCGGAAGGAATAGCCATTGCCAATCCACCCAGAAGTAGTCAAATCCTGGCAGCGGTCCGTGAAACAGATGGTGTAATCGTCACTGCACCTGAATCATTGATTGATAGTACTCGGGATTATCTTGCCAAAAAAGGTTTTTATGTGGAGCCAACAACAGCAGCAACTTTTGCAGGCTTTTTCAAATATGTAGAGAGTTGTATACAAGGGAGAGCACTAGAAAAAGATAGACTTTTTAAAGTCGATCCCTTCCAACCAGGTTCTGACAGGAAAGTGGTGATCCCCTTATGCGGGGCCGGGATTAAGGCCGATTAA
- a CDS encoding alanine racemase, which yields MTRQSIEELDTPSLIIDFDQMEENLKAMQKFADSKGIALRPHTKTHKSADIAHLQLEYGAKGITVAKVSEAEAMVNAGITDIFIATEIVGKQKLERIRTIAAKATLRVAVDSIYHVERFAEFFDDRVPIELMIEVDTGHGRCGVKPDDAIILANKIIQSFPGIKIRGVFTHEGHIYHAADKEQMKQAAIQAQENVIEIGKKIKEKWGIDCEVSVGCSLAQLTGIILPGITEIRPGTYVFYDVGHGYFLTDLKHCAATVLATITSTSSRGKVVADAGAKSMTIDQRSSGVLRTDGFGKIKGYPDLLIKKLSDEHAVINASGALEIGDRIEIIPNHVCPTVNLYDRAYGVRRGKVEKVVWISGRGCVQ from the coding sequence ATGACCAGGCAATCGATAGAAGAATTGGATACACCGTCACTTATAATTGATTTTGACCAAATGGAAGAGAATTTGAAAGCTATGCAAAAATTCGCTGATTCTAAGGGGATTGCATTGCGCCCGCATACCAAAACACATAAATCGGCTGATATCGCTCATTTGCAATTAGAATATGGTGCCAAGGGTATTACGGTTGCAAAAGTCAGCGAAGCGGAAGCCATGGTTAATGCTGGTATCACAGACATTTTTATCGCTACAGAAATTGTCGGGAAACAAAAATTGGAACGGATTAGGACGATTGCAGCTAAAGCCACATTACGCGTGGCCGTCGACTCAATCTATCATGTGGAACGGTTTGCGGAATTTTTTGATGACCGGGTTCCGATTGAACTAATGATTGAAGTGGATACTGGCCATGGGCGTTGTGGTGTTAAACCAGATGATGCAATAATACTTGCAAATAAAATTATTCAGAGTTTCCCAGGGATTAAAATACGTGGTGTTTTTACTCACGAGGGGCATATTTACCATGCGGCAGATAAGGAACAAATGAAACAAGCTGCTATTCAAGCGCAGGAAAATGTGATAGAAATTGGGAAAAAAATCAAAGAAAAGTGGGGCATCGATTGTGAGGTCAGTGTAGGTTGTTCATTGGCACAATTGACTGGAATAATCCTGCCTGGTATAACGGAAATAAGACCTGGAACGTATGTCTTTTATGATGTCGGACATGGCTATTTCCTTACTGACTTAAAACATTGTGCCGCAACTGTGCTGGCAACCATTACATCGACAAGCAGCAGAGGCAAAGTGGTTGCCGATGCGGGAGCTAAATCCATGACAATTGATCAAAGATCGAGTGGAGTACTAAGAACGGATGGATTTGGGAAAATAAAGGGATATCCTGATCTTCTAATAAAGAAACTTTCCGATGAGCATGCTGTAATAAACGCTTCTGGTGCCTTGGAAATTGGTGATCGTATTGAAATTATTCCAAATCATGTCTGTCCGACCGTTAATCTGTATGATCGGGCTTACGGGGTTAGAAGAGGAAAGGTCGAAAAGGTAGTCTGGATTAGTGGCAGAGGATGTGTTCAATAG
- a CDS encoding D-cysteine desulfhydrase, which produces MNLAKFKRRKYTEWEIPIEKLTNFSRELNGPEIYMKRDDLLGLTSGGNKTRKLEFLVANALEQGADTLITCGAVQSNHCRLTLAAAVKEGLKCRLVLEERVPNSYHKNASGNNFLYHLLGVEKVKVVPGGSDMMEAMNGMAEEVAGEGNKAYIIPGGGSNEIGATGYVACAQEIQEQTFAKGINIDHVVCASGSGGTHAGLVTGFYGCNSPISVIGINVSREKEQQRKLIDELVQKTARYVGVTGNIPKDTITCFDDYVGGGYSIPTIEMGEAVRLLARTEGILLDPVYSGKAMAGLIDLVRTGYFRKDEKLLFLHTGGSPALYAYRPDVLEKERGL; this is translated from the coding sequence ATGAACTTAGCGAAATTTAAACGAAGAAAATATACAGAATGGGAAATACCGATTGAGAAACTGACTAACTTTTCAAGGGAGTTAAATGGCCCGGAAATTTATATGAAACGGGATGATTTACTTGGTTTAACCTCCGGTGGTAATAAAACCAGAAAGCTGGAGTTTCTCGTTGCTAACGCATTGGAACAGGGAGCAGATACGCTGATAACCTGTGGTGCTGTCCAATCGAACCATTGCCGGCTAACACTTGCTGCTGCAGTAAAAGAAGGGTTGAAATGCAGGTTAGTTTTAGAAGAGAGAGTACCAAACAGTTATCATAAAAATGCTAGCGGCAATAATTTTCTTTATCACTTACTTGGTGTTGAGAAGGTAAAAGTCGTACCTGGTGGATCCGATATGATGGAGGCAATGAATGGTATGGCAGAAGAGGTTGCTGGGGAGGGGAACAAGGCTTACATCATACCTGGTGGTGGCTCAAATGAAATTGGAGCTACTGGATATGTAGCCTGTGCTCAGGAGATACAGGAACAAACTTTTGCGAAGGGTATTAATATTGATCATGTCGTATGTGCGAGTGGAAGTGGTGGTACACATGCCGGGCTAGTCACTGGTTTTTATGGTTGCAATAGTCCAATTTCAGTAATTGGGATTAATGTAAGCAGGGAAAAGGAACAACAAAGGAAATTAATTGATGAACTTGTCCAAAAGACTGCCCGGTATGTCGGTGTTACGGGGAACATTCCTAAAGATACAATCACGTGCTTTGATGACTATGTTGGAGGTGGTTATTCAATTCCTACTATTGAAATGGGCGAAGCGGTTCGATTGTTAGCCAGAACGGAAGGAATTCTTCTCGACCCTGTGTATTCCGGGAAGGCAATGGCTGGGCTGATTGACCTTGTTCGAACTGGTTATTTTAGGAAAGATGAAAAACTATTATTCTTGCATACTGGTGGATCTCCAGCGCTCTATGCGTATAGGCCTGATGTATTGGAAAAGGAGAGGGGTCTCTAA
- a CDS encoding aspartate/glutamate racemase family protein — protein sequence MSKTVGIIGGMGPMATVDMMQKIISHTPAKTDQEHLHIIVDNNPKIPDRMAAILSGGTDLVPFLVQSAQLLQNTGAELLVIACNSAHYFLPEVQKEVTVPILNMPNETAIYMKKLALKKVGMLATDATLRKKLFHKPFQSQGITLLEPDPYMQKMVMKGIFHIKQGDLKSGKACFLSVCDLLVKNGAEAIVAGCTEISLVLHSTAAVIVIDPTDILTQSVVKEGYDQYEGDLS from the coding sequence ATGTCAAAGACGGTTGGGATAATTGGTGGAATGGGTCCTATGGCAACTGTTGATATGATGCAGAAAATTATTTCTCATACACCAGCGAAAACCGATCAAGAACATCTTCATATAATAGTCGATAATAATCCTAAGATTCCCGATCGGATGGCTGCAATTCTTAGTGGAGGAACTGACTTAGTTCCTTTTTTAGTTCAATCGGCACAACTTTTACAAAACACCGGGGCCGAATTGCTTGTGATTGCTTGTAATTCGGCACATTATTTCCTCCCCGAAGTTCAGAAGGAAGTCACTGTTCCTATTTTAAATATGCCAAACGAAACGGCGATATATATGAAGAAATTAGCATTAAAGAAGGTAGGAATGCTTGCCACTGACGCAACACTTCGGAAGAAACTTTTCCATAAGCCCTTTCAATCACAAGGAATCACCTTGCTTGAGCCCGATCCTTATATGCAAAAAATGGTGATGAAGGGGATTTTTCATATTAAACAAGGTGATTTAAAAAGTGGAAAAGCATGTTTTTTAAGTGTATGTGATTTATTAGTCAAAAATGGAGCAGAAGCAATTGTTGCAGGATGTACGGAAATATCACTTGTCCTTCATTCTACGGCTGCAGTTATTGTAATAGACCCAACAGATATTTTAACGCAATCCGTGGTGAAAGAAGGTTATGACCAATACGAGGGGGACTTATCATGA
- a CDS encoding dicarboxylate/amino acid:cation symporter, translating to MAKIGKIGLLPQILIAFVIAVIAGIIFGPGIAVVQPLGDLFLRLIQFIIVPLIASSLIVGVASTGNMKTLGRIGGKTIIYYLVTTLIAVCIGLVAALLFSPGTGVDISSAGKIPEATETGGFINVLLNIIPTNPLESLSSGNILQIIFFSLFLGIGITMVGEKAEPVYRFFDGLAEIMYKITWVIMKLIPIGIFGLLAPIIGEYGLSVLLPLIKLVSVVAVACIVHALITYSIAVKTLGKMSPIQFFKGIAPASLVAFSTQSSSGTLPVTIKCSEDNLGVSKKISSFVLPLGATINMDGTSLYLSVAALFTAQAYGIELTFGQIMMIVLIATLGSIGAAGVPGAGLVMLVLVLTTVNLPLEAIALIAGVDRFMDMFRTAVNITGDASGALIIDRSEQNAESSSAVSS from the coding sequence ATGGCTAAAATCGGAAAAATAGGGTTACTTCCGCAAATTTTAATTGCTTTTGTAATCGCAGTCATTGCCGGGATTATCTTTGGACCGGGTATTGCAGTCGTTCAACCATTGGGGGATTTATTTTTACGCCTTATTCAATTCATTATCGTTCCCTTAATTGCATCTTCTCTGATTGTTGGGGTTGCAAGCACCGGCAACATGAAGACACTTGGAAGAATTGGCGGAAAAACGATCATCTACTATTTAGTGACCACACTTATTGCAGTTTGCATAGGTCTGGTAGCGGCATTATTATTCTCACCCGGTACCGGTGTTGATATTTCCTCAGCTGGTAAAATACCTGAAGCAACTGAAACAGGCGGTTTTATCAATGTATTATTAAATATTATACCAACCAATCCTCTCGAGAGTTTATCAAGCGGAAATATTTTACAAATTATTTTCTTCTCCCTGTTCTTGGGTATAGGTATTACAATGGTCGGGGAAAAAGCCGAGCCAGTATACCGTTTCTTCGATGGACTTGCTGAGATCATGTACAAAATAACCTGGGTTATCATGAAATTAATCCCAATTGGAATCTTTGGCTTATTAGCTCCAATCATCGGGGAATACGGACTATCTGTATTGCTTCCTTTGATCAAATTGGTTTCAGTTGTCGCTGTTGCCTGTATCGTACATGCACTGATCACTTATTCCATTGCTGTTAAAACGCTTGGTAAAATGAGTCCAATTCAGTTCTTCAAGGGCATTGCACCGGCCAGTTTAGTAGCATTTAGTACACAGAGCAGTTCCGGAACATTACCGGTCACTATCAAATGTTCCGAAGATAATTTAGGTGTTTCAAAAAAGATTTCAAGTTTTGTTTTGCCATTAGGCGCGACCATTAATATGGATGGAACATCTTTATATTTAAGTGTTGCAGCCCTTTTTACAGCACAGGCATATGGAATCGAATTAACTTTTGGACAAATAATGATGATTGTTCTGATTGCAACACTTGGTTCAATCGGGGCTGCTGGAGTACCGGGGGCAGGTTTAGTCATGCTAGTATTGGTACTGACCACAGTAAATTTACCGTTAGAAGCGATTGCACTGATAGCAGGAGTTGACCGTTTTATGGATATGTTCCGTACCGCTGTAAATATCACGGGTGACGCATCTGGCGCACTAATTATTGACAGGTCCGAGCAAAATGCTGAATCAAGCTCTGCTGTCAGTTCATAA
- a CDS encoding metal-dependent hydrolase family protein, whose protein sequence is MAKTIIKNGLLIDGKGGEPKEGSVVVVEDDRIVFIGNETNYTQTGDEVIVDAQGGTIMPGIIDSHVHMMMEFAPIADRLARPFSFMYYQAAKYLENTLHAGITSVRDALGTDLGVKKAVEEGLIAGPRLQLSINALTITGGHGDGYTVSGNTVDLMPSGYPGMPDGKCDGVEEVRKKTREMLRAGAEVIKVHATGGVLSATDHPEFTQFSLEELKVIVEESLFRKGVKVMAHAQGAEGIKNAVKAGIHSIEHGIFLDDEAIELMKENGTFLVPTLLAPVAVLETAKDVGMPETAVVKSKEVIEHHMASIAKAHKAGVKIAMGTDAGVMKHGTNLRELGLMADIGMSPMETIVASTKTAAECLGWEDKVGTLEQDKLADIIIVKGNPLEDIYSLADNNTVQVVIKNGKVEKNTLV, encoded by the coding sequence ATGGCAAAAACGATTATTAAAAACGGATTATTAATTGATGGTAAGGGTGGAGAACCAAAAGAAGGTTCGGTTGTTGTAGTAGAGGATGACCGGATTGTCTTTATTGGTAATGAAACAAACTACACACAAACAGGGGATGAAGTGATCGTTGATGCACAAGGCGGGACGATTATGCCGGGTATTATCGATTCACATGTGCACATGATGATGGAATTTGCACCAATTGCTGACAGATTGGCAAGACCCTTTTCATTTATGTACTACCAGGCAGCCAAGTATCTGGAAAATACCTTGCATGCAGGTATTACCTCAGTACGTGATGCGTTAGGTACAGACCTAGGTGTTAAAAAAGCAGTGGAGGAAGGTTTGATCGCTGGACCAAGATTACAACTCAGTATTAATGCATTGACCATCACGGGAGGCCATGGGGATGGATATACTGTTTCTGGTAACACAGTAGATCTCATGCCGTCTGGATATCCTGGCATGCCTGATGGGAAGTGTGATGGTGTTGAAGAAGTACGAAAGAAAACGCGCGAAATGCTGCGTGCTGGTGCAGAAGTTATTAAAGTCCATGCAACTGGTGGTGTCTTAAGCGCAACCGACCATCCCGAATTTACTCAATTCTCTTTAGAAGAATTAAAGGTAATTGTGGAGGAAAGCCTCTTTCGAAAAGGTGTAAAAGTAATGGCACACGCGCAAGGTGCAGAAGGTATAAAGAATGCGGTGAAAGCGGGGATTCATTCGATTGAACATGGTATCTTTTTGGACGATGAGGCAATTGAACTGATGAAAGAAAACGGTACATTTTTAGTACCTACACTGCTTGCCCCTGTTGCAGTTCTTGAGACGGCAAAAGATGTGGGAATGCCGGAAACTGCCGTAGTTAAATCGAAGGAAGTCATCGAACATCATATGGCAAGCATTGCTAAGGCACATAAAGCTGGAGTTAAAATTGCCATGGGAACGGATGCAGGTGTAATGAAACACGGCACAAATTTAAGAGAACTTGGGTTAATGGCCGATATTGGCATGTCACCAATGGAAACAATTGTCGCTTCCACAAAAACGGCTGCTGAATGTTTAGGCTGGGAAGACAAAGTTGGAACGCTTGAACAAGATAAGCTGGCCGATATAATTATCGTTAAAGGTAATCCTTTAGAAGACATTTATTCGCTTGCTGATAACAATACGGTTCAGGTAGTAATCAAAAATGGCAAGGTTGAGAAAAATACCCTTGTATAA
- a CDS encoding IS1182 family transposase, whose translation MFKNYNINQVVLPLDLEIKLDKNDIAYAVNDVVTQIPEEAFAAFSRETGCPAYHPQMMMKIILCAYTQSVFSGRKMEGLLKDSVRMMWLAQGYEPSYRTINRFRVHPEVKELLRQCFVQFRCQLVEEKQIDEEAIFIDGTKIEANANKFTFVWRKSVERYSANLVEKSNQMYDELLEKEILPEIERESLEELSTKELEKVVEQLDGKVEAYDKKIEASEDVSARKKLRSDRKAPKQYRKQFKDYLARKQKYQKDMEIFGERNSYSKTDHDATFMRMKDDYMKNGQLKAGYNVQAATEGQYVLAYDVFPNPTDTRTFIPFLDNIENNYFKLPKHIVADAGYGSEQNYEDVIENRKRTPLITYNQYRKEKKKKHKNNAFHTANWEYNNEDDTFTCPNGKQLMFSHMSNRTDKYGLTRSFKVYESEDCSGCPLRSQCTKAKEGNNRRIYYNEKWEQQKEYIKQLLSEEKTGEIYGNRKIDVEPVFGFLKANLCFTRMSVRGKEKVESEIGFAFMAVNLRKYTAMKTKQPLDNQDNPTKNGSDHQKPMIRTIFKLFLASYVPASFFN comes from the coding sequence ATGTTTAAAAATTATAACATAAATCAAGTGGTGTTGCCTTTAGATTTAGAAATAAAATTGGACAAAAATGATATTGCCTATGCAGTAAATGATGTTGTAACACAGATTCCGGAGGAAGCATTCGCTGCCTTTTCCCGTGAAACTGGATGTCCAGCCTATCACCCACAAATGATGATGAAAATTATCTTATGTGCCTACACGCAGTCGGTTTTTTCTGGAAGAAAAATGGAAGGGTTACTTAAAGATAGTGTGCGTATGATGTGGTTAGCGCAAGGTTATGAACCAAGTTATCGTACAATCAATCGTTTTCGTGTGCATCCAGAGGTGAAAGAACTACTGCGTCAATGTTTTGTGCAATTCCGTTGTCAGCTAGTGGAAGAAAAACAAATTGATGAAGAAGCGATTTTTATTGATGGAACCAAGATTGAAGCGAATGCCAATAAATTTACGTTTGTATGGCGGAAATCGGTTGAAAGGTACAGTGCTAATTTGGTGGAAAAATCCAACCAAATGTATGATGAATTATTGGAGAAAGAAATTCTTCCGGAAATCGAACGGGAAAGCCTGGAGGAACTGTCCACGAAAGAACTCGAAAAAGTAGTGGAGCAGCTGGATGGCAAGGTAGAAGCGTATGACAAGAAAATAGAAGCGAGTGAAGACGTAAGCGCACGTAAAAAACTACGGTCTGACCGTAAAGCACCGAAACAATACCGCAAACAATTCAAGGATTATTTGGCGCGAAAACAGAAATACCAAAAAGACATGGAGATCTTCGGAGAACGCAATAGTTATTCGAAGACGGATCATGATGCCACTTTTATGCGAATGAAAGATGATTATATGAAGAACGGCCAGCTGAAAGCTGGGTATAATGTGCAGGCTGCAACCGAAGGACAATATGTGCTCGCTTATGATGTATTCCCAAATCCGACAGATACTCGCACCTTCATTCCATTTCTGGATAACATAGAAAATAATTACTTTAAGCTGCCAAAGCACATCGTGGCTGACGCAGGATATGGTAGTGAACAAAACTACGAAGATGTCATCGAGAATCGAAAACGCACACCGCTGATTACCTATAACCAGTATCGAAAAGAGAAGAAAAAGAAGCATAAGAATAACGCTTTCCATACAGCCAATTGGGAATATAATAATGAAGACGATACGTTTACCTGTCCAAATGGAAAACAATTAATGTTCAGCCACATGTCCAATCGAACAGATAAATACGGACTAACACGATCGTTTAAAGTTTATGAGTCTGAGGACTGTTCAGGTTGTCCATTGCGTTCCCAATGCACCAAAGCGAAGGAAGGAAATAATCGAAGAATTTATTACAACGAAAAATGGGAACAACAAAAAGAATACATTAAGCAACTGCTTTCGGAAGAGAAAACTGGTGAAATTTACGGCAATCGTAAAATCGATGTGGAGCCAGTCTTTGGATTTCTGAAGGCTAATTTGTGCTTCACTCGTATGTCTGTACGAGGTAAAGAGAAAGTAGAAAGTGAAATAGGATTTGCATTCATGGCGGTAAACTTGAGGAAGTACACCGCCATGAAGACAAAACAACCACTAGATAATCAAGACAATCCAACGAAAAATGGTTCTGATCATCAAAAACCGATGATCAGAACCATTTTTAAGTTATTTTTGGCTAGTTATGTCCCAGCCTCTTTTTTCAACTAA
- a CDS encoding bile acid:sodium symporter family protein encodes MKTLEKISSFAGNTFALWVILFAIVSFFLPGGFTWIAPHIALLLGVIMFGMGLTLSLSDFKAVFQAPKSVLITVLAQFIIMPLLAYGLATVFQLPAEVAVGVILVGCCPGGTASNVMTFLAKGNTALSVSVTAVSTLLAPVLTPALTLLLASKWLPVSAGSMFLSIVKIVVIPIVLGIVIRLLFRKQVEKSVAALPLVSVIGIVAVASAVVAVNTENIVKEGLLIFAVVVLHNVLGLALGFAAAKTFKLDFYDQKAVSIEVGMQNSGLGATLALAYFSPIAAVPSAIFSVWHNISGPILATWWGKNSESATPPTDHNQRTA; translated from the coding sequence TTGAAGACATTGGAGAAAATCAGCAGTTTTGCTGGCAATACATTTGCATTATGGGTTATTTTATTTGCTATTGTAAGTTTCTTTTTACCTGGTGGTTTTACATGGATTGCACCCCATATAGCGTTACTGCTTGGAGTTATCATGTTTGGAATGGGGCTTACGCTCTCATTAAGTGACTTTAAGGCAGTTTTTCAGGCACCGAAAAGTGTGCTTATTACGGTGTTAGCTCAGTTTATCATCATGCCGCTCCTTGCATATGGACTGGCAACCGTTTTTCAACTTCCCGCAGAGGTTGCGGTGGGCGTTATATTAGTGGGATGCTGTCCTGGTGGTACGGCCTCTAATGTTATGACTTTTCTAGCTAAAGGAAATACAGCTCTTTCTGTATCGGTAACGGCCGTTTCAACATTACTTGCACCGGTTCTAACACCTGCACTAACTTTGCTTCTCGCAAGTAAGTGGCTGCCTGTATCGGCTGGAAGTATGTTCCTGTCGATTGTAAAAATAGTGGTGATCCCGATTGTACTTGGGATTGTAATCCGTTTATTATTCCGTAAACAAGTAGAAAAAAGTGTGGCTGCATTACCACTGGTTTCCGTAATTGGGATTGTCGCAGTAGCATCAGCAGTAGTTGCGGTGAATACCGAAAACATTGTCAAAGAGGGCTTACTAATTTTCGCTGTAGTTGTCTTACATAATGTATTAGGGCTTGCGCTCGGTTTTGCTGCTGCGAAAACCTTTAAACTGGACTTTTACGATCAAAAAGCTGTTTCCATTGAGGTTGGCATGCAAAATTCCGGTCTTGGCGCTACATTAGCACTTGCCTATTTTTCACCAATAGCCGCAGTTCCAAGCGCCATCTTCAGTGTTTGGCATAATATCTCAGGTCCGATTCTGGCGACGTGGTGGGGGAAAAATAGTGAATCCGCCACACCGCCTACAGACCATAATCAAAGAACCGCCTAA
- a CDS encoding prephenate dehydrogenase codes for MHGNVFIVGLGLIGGSLALAIKSKHPDATIYGFDVKKSGMEIAHARNVIDEKVESFRQGAELADVIILSTPVLEMEKLVKQLAGFALKEDVLITDTGSTKGRIMELACDLRDEGITLIGGHPMAGSHKAGVESAKAHLFENAYYVLTPLADTPSRKLEELQQWLSGAKAHFLVLDTEEHDYITGVISHFPHIIAASLVNQAKKYSDKNSLISLLAAGGFRDVTRIASSSPIMWKDIVKQNRLNLLDLLEDWMTEMRRIQQVLRDEDELAVNRFFEEAKEYRDSLPVRSKGAIPSYYDLYVDVMDVPGAIAGITSLLAEHEISITNLHIIESREGLLGVLRISFQKDEDRSKAQVLLNHNDYKTYEAA; via the coding sequence ATGCATGGAAATGTATTTATAGTGGGACTAGGATTAATTGGAGGTTCTTTAGCCCTCGCAATTAAAAGTAAACATCCTGATGCAACGATTTATGGCTTCGATGTGAAAAAAAGTGGAATGGAGATAGCACATGCACGCAATGTAATTGATGAAAAGGTTGAATCCTTTCGCCAGGGAGCCGAATTAGCTGATGTTATTATCCTTTCAACACCGGTACTGGAAATGGAAAAACTAGTAAAGCAATTAGCGGGTTTTGCTTTAAAAGAAGATGTTCTGATTACGGATACAGGGAGTACGAAAGGCAGAATTATGGAGCTAGCTTGCGATTTGCGCGATGAGGGGATAACGCTTATCGGCGGACATCCGATGGCAGGTTCCCATAAGGCTGGTGTGGAAAGCGCAAAGGCCCATTTATTTGAAAATGCGTACTATGTATTAACACCGCTTGCTGATACACCATCCCGCAAATTAGAGGAGCTGCAGCAATGGCTTTCCGGAGCAAAGGCCCATTTCCTAGTATTAGATACAGAAGAACATGACTATATTACAGGTGTTATTAGCCATTTCCCCCATATTATTGCAGCGAGTTTGGTTAACCAGGCCAAAAAATATTCCGATAAAAATTCGCTTATCAGCCTGTTAGCCGCGGGGGGTTTTCGGGATGTAACCCGGATTGCGTCCAGCAGTCCGATTATGTGGAAAGACATTGTCAAACAAAATCGTCTTAATCTACTGGACTTATTGGAAGACTGGATGACGGAAATGCGCAGGATCCAGCAGGTCTTAAGGGACGAAGATGAACTGGCAGTTAATCGTTTCTTTGAAGAAGCAAAGGAATACCGGGATTCGCTACCAGTCCGTTCGAAAGGAGCGATTCCCTCCTACTATGATCTCTATGTGGATGTAATGGACGTGCCAGGTGCAATTGCAGGAATTACCTCATTACTGGCGGAACATGAAATTAGTATTACGAACCTGCATATAATTGAATCCAGGGAAGGGTTGCTTGGCGTTCTGCGAATTAGTTTTCAGAAGGATGAGGATCGTTCCAAGGCACAAGTCTTGCTAAATCATAATGATTATAAGACATATGAAGCGGCCTAA